The following coding sequences lie in one Thermosulfuriphilus ammonigenes genomic window:
- a CDS encoding sigma-54-dependent transcriptional regulator, producing MPRVLLIEDDPEQRQMLAEYLALKGYEVDSAPDAREGLKLLARDPDIVLLDYLLPDGDGLTLLQEIKKKRPLVQVIIITAFGSVEKAVEAMRQGAFHYLTKPINLEELLLLLDRALKELRLRREVEVLKKRLEEVGEPEVPGVVAESRAMKEVLRLVSKVAATEATVLILGESGTGKEVVAGLLHHLSPRAEGPFIKINCAAIPEGLLESELFGHEKGAFTGADRSKPGLFEMAHKGTVFLDEVGDLPLSLQAKLLRVLQEKSFTRLGGLQEVRVDVRVLAATNQDLPKMVEEGRFREDLFWRLNVFSIKIPPLRERREDIEPLARYFLKRFAQKHGKSLEGLSREALGALLVYDFPGNVRELENIIERAVILAEGPLVTLEDLPPQLGGSQRRGSGEEMKLWELPLPEAVEWLERERIRRALKEAQGVKTRAAEILGLSERVLRYKIEKYGLG from the coding sequence ATGCCCAGAGTGCTCCTCATCGAGGATGATCCTGAGCAGCGCCAGATGCTGGCTGAATATCTCGCCCTCAAGGGCTATGAGGTAGATTCGGCCCCTGACGCCAGAGAAGGGCTGAAGCTTCTGGCTCGTGATCCAGACATTGTCCTTCTGGATTATCTTCTGCCCGATGGCGATGGTTTGACCCTCCTTCAGGAGATCAAAAAGAAGCGCCCCCTTGTCCAGGTGATCATCATCACCGCCTTTGGCTCGGTGGAGAAGGCCGTTGAGGCCATGCGCCAGGGGGCGTTTCACTATCTTACCAAGCCCATAAATCTGGAGGAGCTTCTCCTCCTCCTGGACAGGGCCCTTAAGGAACTTCGCCTTCGGCGGGAGGTGGAGGTTCTTAAAAAGAGGCTGGAGGAGGTAGGGGAGCCAGAGGTGCCCGGAGTGGTGGCTGAAAGCCGGGCCATGAAGGAGGTTCTCCGTCTGGTCTCCAAGGTGGCGGCCACCGAGGCCACGGTGCTGATCCTTGGAGAGTCGGGCACCGGCAAGGAGGTAGTCGCTGGCCTCCTTCATCATCTCTCCCCCCGGGCAGAGGGGCCTTTTATTAAGATCAATTGCGCCGCTATCCCGGAGGGCCTTCTGGAGAGTGAGCTTTTCGGCCACGAAAAAGGGGCCTTCACCGGGGCTGACCGCAGCAAACCCGGGCTCTTTGAGATGGCCCATAAGGGAACCGTTTTCCTCGATGAGGTTGGGGATCTGCCCCTTTCTCTCCAGGCCAAGCTTTTGCGTGTCCTTCAGGAGAAAAGCTTTACCCGTCTTGGTGGTCTCCAGGAGGTCAGGGTTGATGTTCGAGTGTTGGCCGCCACCAACCAGGATCTCCCAAAGATGGTCGAAGAAGGGCGCTTCAGGGAGGATCTCTTCTGGCGTCTTAACGTCTTTTCCATCAAGATTCCGCCTTTAAGAGAGCGCCGAGAGGATATAGAACCTCTGGCCAGATATTTCCTTAAGCGTTTTGCCCAAAAGCACGGCAAGTCCCTGGAAGGTCTAAGCCGCGAGGCCTTAGGGGCCCTTCTGGTCTATGATTTTCCGGGCAATGTTCGCGAACTGGAAAACATCATTGAGCGGGCGGTTATTCTGGCCGAAGGTCCTCTGGTAACCCTGGAAGACCTTCCGCCTCAGCTGGGCGGGAGCCAGAGAAGGGGCTCTGGTGAGGAGATGAAGCTCTGGGAGCTACCTTTGCCCGAGGCAGTGGAGTGGTTGGAGCGGGAGAGGATCCGTCGAGCCCTAAAAGAGGCCCAGGGGGTCAAGACCCGGGCAGCGGAGATCCTGGGGCTCTCCGAGAGAGTTCTTCGCTACAAGATAGAAAAATATGGCCTGGGCTAA